In the Mastomys coucha isolate ucsf_1 unplaced genomic scaffold, UCSF_Mcou_1 pScaffold18, whole genome shotgun sequence genome, one interval contains:
- the Vamp3 gene encoding vesicle-associated membrane protein 3 has protein sequence MSTGVPSGSSAATGSNRRLQQTQNQVDEVVDIMRVNVDKVLERDQKLSELDDRADALQAGASQFETSAAKLKRKYWWKNCKMWAIGISVLVIIVIIIIVWCVS, from the exons aT GTCTACAGGTGTGCCTTCGGGGTCAAGTGCTGCCACTGGCAGCAATCGAAGACTCCAGCAGACACAAAATCAAGTAGATGAG GTGGTTGACATCATGAGAGTCAACGTGGATAAGGTGTTAGAGAGAGACCAGAAGCTCTCGGAGCTGGATGACCGTGCAGATGCACTGCAGGCAGGTGCCTCGCAGTTTGAAACAAGTGCTGCCAAGTTGAAGAGAAAGTATTGGTGGAAGAACTGCAAG ATGTGGGCAATAGGAATCAGTGTCCTGGTGattattgtcatcatcattattg TGTGGTGTGTCTCGTAA